In Mycolicibacterium gadium, the genomic window CAGCCTACGTCGCGCCCTGATCGCGGAACAGAACATGTCGGTCCGGGGTTCTACCCTGGTGAATATGGCTTTCGCTACTGAACATCCTGTGCTGGCGCACTCGGAGTACCGCCCTGTCGACGCCATCGTGCGCGCCGGTGGTCGCTTCGAGGTGGTCAGTCCGTACGCCCCGGCGGGAGACCAGCCGGCAGCCATCGACGAACTCGAGCGTCGGGTGCAGGCCGGGGAGCGCGACATCGTGCTGCTCGGCGCCACCGGTACCGGTAAGTCGGCGACCACGGCCTGGCTCATCGAGCGCCTGCAGCGGCCGACCCTGGTGATGGCGCCGAACAAGACGCTGGCCGCCCAGCTTGCGAACGAGCTGCGGGAAATGTTGCCGCACAACGCTGTTGAGTATTTCGTTTCGTACTACGACTACTACCAGCCCGAGGCGTACATCGCTCAGACCGACACCTACATCGAGAAAGACAGCTCGATCAACGACGACGTGGAGCGGCTGCGGCACTCGGCGACGTCGAGCCTGCTGTCCCGGCGTGACGTGGTCGTGGTCGCGTCGGTGTCGTGCATCTACGGTCTGGGCACCCCACAGTCCTACCTGGACCGGTCGGTGGAACTGCAGGTCGGCCAGGAGGTCCCGCGTGACGCGCTGCTGCGGCTGCTGGTCGACGTGCAGTACACCCGCAACGACATGTCGTTCACTCGCGGCTCGTTCCGCGTCAGGGGCGACACGGTCGAGATCATCCCGTCCTACGAGGAACTGGCGGTGCGCATCGAGTTCTTCGGCGACGAGGTCGAGGCGCTGTACTACCTGCACCCGCTGACCGGCGACGTGGTCCGCAAGGTCGACTCCCTGCGGATCTTCCCGGCAACTCACTACGTGGCGGGTCCGGAGCGGATGGCGCACGCCATCTCCACCATCGAGCAGGAACTCGAGGAGCGGTTGGCCGAGCTCGAGGGTCAGGGCAAGCTTCTCGAGGCCCAGCGGCTGCGGATGCGCACCAACTACGACGTGGAGATGATGCGGCAGGTCGGGTTTTGCTCGGGCATCGAGAACTATTCGCGCCACATTGACGCCCGCCCCGCGGGATCGGCGCCGGCGACGCTGATCGACTACTTCCCAGAGGACTTCCTGCTGGTCATCGACGAGTCGCACGTGACCGTCCCGCAAATCGGGGGCATGTACGAGGGCGACATGTCCCGTAAGCGCAACCTGGTCGACTTCGGGTTCCGGCTGCCGTCGGCTGTCGACAACAGGCCGTTGACCTGGGAGGAGTTCGCCGACCGGATCGGTCAGACGGTGTACCTATCGGCCACACCGGGACCCTACGAGCTGAGTCAGTCCGCCGGTGAGTTCGTCGAGCAGGTGATCCGCCCGACGGGTCTGGTCGACCCGCAGGTGGTGGTCAAACCGACCAAGGGTCAGATCGACGACCTGATCGGGGAGATCCGCAAGCGCGCCGAGCGCGACGAGAGAGTGCTGGTCACCACGCTGACCAAGAAGATGGCCGAGGATCTGACCGACTATCTGCTCGAGATGGGCATTCGGGTGCGCTACCTGCACTCGGAGGTCGACACGCTGCGCCGCGTCGAACTGCTGCGACAACTCCGGCTCGGTGACTACGACGTGCTCGTGGGCATCAACCTGCTGCGCGAGGGGCTCGACCTTCCCGAGGTGTCGTTGGTCGCGATCCTCGACGCCGACAAGGAAGGTTTCCTGCGCTCGCCGCGAAGCCTGATCCAGACCATCGGCCGCGCGGCGCGCAACGTGTCCGGTGAAGTGCACATGTACGCCGACAAGATCACCGACTCGATGAAGGAAGCCATCGACGAGACGGATCGGCGCCGGGCCAAACAGATCGCCTACAACAAGGAACACGGCATCGATCCAAAGCCGTTGCGTAAGAAGATCGCTGACATCCTCGACCAGGTTTACCGGGAGGCCGACGATGTCGAGATCGGTGGCTCCGGTCGCAACGCGTCACGTGGCCGTCGCGCGCAGGGTGAGCCGGGCCGCGCCGTCAGCGCAGGCATCATCGAGGGCCGCGACACCACGAACATGCCGCGCGCCGAGCTGGCCGACCTGATCAGGGATCTGACCGAGCAGATGATGACCGCCGCGCGCGATCTGCAGTTCGAGTTGGCGGCGCGAATCCGCGACGAGATTCACGACCTGAAGAAGGAATTGCGCGGTATGGACGCCGCAGGTTTGAAGTAGTCAGCCGCCCAGGCGGTGGAGCCAATGCTCCTCTCCTTGGCCCGTCCGACCAAGGCGGGCGGCCCGACCTCCGCCCGCCTGCATCGGGTGCTCCACGAGGCCAGTGCACGTCCTACGAGCACTCTCAGCCGCGAATGATGTCGGGGACCCCCCAACCGGGCCGTGGTGGCGGCGGTGCGGGTTGCGCTGGCTGCGCCACCGGTTCCGGCGGCGCTGCCGGCGGGGGGTTCTGACCTCCCACGACCGGCCCTGGGTTTGCCACTTCGGGGCTGTCCGAGGGCATTGGAGGCCCTTGCAGCGGGGCCGGTTCGCATCTCGACCCATTCATCTGTCCACCAGCTCTCCAGCAGCAGAATTTGAGCTCCTCCCTCATTTGCGCGATAGTGGTCGTGCCTTTTCCATACGTTTTAACGCCACATTTGCGCAACTCGCGTAGGAGTCGCTGTCCCACTTTCTTTCCGCGTGCGAGACCGCGGGTTCACTGAGGCCGCCGAGCGCCAATGCGAGCGCCGCTGCCCCGAGCACGGTGGCCGCGGTGGATCGTTTAAACGTGCGCACGCGGTGGGTGACCCTTTCTCTTACTTCGGTTGATGGCTCGTCGAGCGTCCGGAGAGGCTTGCGGAACTTGTTTCGTGTCCTCATGTGGGTTCCTTAGTTGATGAGTTTTCTGACGCGTTCATGTCCGGCCGCACGGAACAGCCGGGGTCACGCCGCAAACGTAGAAGCGGCCACGTCCGCCGCGCATCGCCCAATGCGGCCATCTTCGGTGGATGGCCCGTTTCGGCTATCTCACAAGATTCCGCGATGCGCGGCCTCCGCCACGGCCGCAGTCCTCAAGGTGCGGCCCAGCTTGCGGCGGCCGTTTTCGGCTTGACCTGAATCGAGGTTGAGCTTCTAACGTGGTCCTCGTGACTGACACTGTGGGCCTTCGCACCGGCGCCTGGCGGGAGCTGCTGGGTCCGAAGAACCTCGGGGCGTCGACTGTGCTGGCCGGTGGGGTGGCGCTGTACGCCACCAACGAGTTCCTCACCATCAGCCTGCTGCCCAGTACGGTCGCCGACATCGGCGGCCAGCGCCTCTATGTCTGGGTGACCACGGTGTACCTGGTCGCCTCGGTCGTGGCGGCGACCACCGTGAGCGCTGTTCTCGCGCGGGTGGGTCCCCGCTGGGCGTACCTATCCGGACTCGCGGTGTTCGCGCTGGGCAGCCTGTTCTGCGCGCTGGCGCCGACGATGGAACTGCTACTCGTCGGTCGTGTGGTCCAGGGCGCAGCGGGCGGATTGCTCGCAGGGCTTGGCTACGCGGTGATCAATTCCACGCTGCCGCAATCACTCTGGACCAAGGCATCGGCCCTCGTCTCGGCGATGTGGGGTGTCGGTACTCTACTCGGCCCTGCGACCGGCGGTCTGTTTGCGCAATACGGTTCGTGGCGTTGGGCTTTCGGTGTGCTGGTCGGGCTGGCCGTGGGGATCGCTGTGCTGGTGCCGTTCGCGCTGCCCGCCCGGACGGACGTCCCGGTACGGGACCGCATCCCGGTGTGGTCGCTGCTGCTGCTCGGTTCCGCGGCCTTGGCGATCAGCGTCGCGGGGGTTCCGCGGAACGTCGCCTGGACCATCGCGCTGGTCGCGCTGGGCGCGATTCTGATCGCGGTGTTCTTGATCGTCGATCGTCGTGCGACCGCGGCGGTCTTGCCGCCCACGGCGTTTCGGCCCGGCCCGCTGAAGTGGATGTACCTCACCCTCGGCATCTTGATGGCCGCGACAATGGTCGACCTGTACGTGCCGTTCTTCGGTCAGCGGCTGGCGCACCTGACACCCGTCGCGGCGGGATTCCTCGGGGTGGCGCTGGCGATCGGCTGGACGTTCAGCGAGATCGTGAGCGCATCGGTCTCCCGGACGAAAATGGTGAAGCGGATCGTCGCCGTCGCACCGCTGGTGATGGCCGTCGGGCTGGCGCTGGCGGCGGTGAGTCAGTTCGAGGACGCATCGGGCTGGCTGATCGCGGTCTGGGTGGCGGCGCTGGCGCTGACGGGCGTGGGAGTCGGTATGGCGTGGCCACACCTGTCGGCGTGGGCGATGGGCAGTGTCGACGATGCGAGCGAGGGCGGCCGCGCGGCGGCGGCGATCAACACTGTGCAACTGATCTTCGGAGCGTTCGGGGCCGGGGTGGCGGGCATCGTGGTCAACGCCACCGACCAGGGCGGTGCGACGGCGGCGCGCTGGCTGTTCGCCACGTTCGCGGTGCTGGCTGTCGTCGGTGTCGTCGCCTCTACGAAAAGTGGTAGTCGGACAACGTCATAGCACCGGCAGCAGGCGGCGCAGGATCGTGGCGGATGTTGCCGACGCCTGGTTGACGAATGCGGTGAAGTCGAAAAGCGCGTTTCCGCCGGCGAGGTCGGATAGCGCGCGGATGACCAACCAGGGAAGACCGAACGCCTCGCAGACTTGCGCGACCGCACCACCCTCCATTTCGATCGCCCTGCCTCCGAACTCGGCGAGCAGCCACTCCCGCGTGGAATCGCAATTCAGATACTGGTCGCCGGTAAGGACTGTGCCGTAGACGATTTGACCGGGAAGCGACATGCCGGCGAGGCGGTCCTTGACCCTGCCGAAAAGCTCGGGATCCACCGGATAGCCGAGGCGATCGGTTTCGTTGATGATCGGCGCGTGGCCCGGTTGATAGGGGCGGATCTTCTCGTTCTCGAGGACACCGGCGTCGTGCTGGACGATGCGGTCGGCCACGACGACGTCACCGATCGACAGCGCGGGGTCGAGCCCGCCTGCCACACCGGAGAAAATGACTGTGCGGCAACCGAACCGGTCGGCCAGCAGCGTGGTGACGATCGCTGCGTTGACCTTGCCCATCCCGGACCCAGCCAAGACGACGTCGTGGCCGTCGAGGACGCCGGTGACGAACCGGGTGTGCGCTCTGGCTTCGGAGTGGGTTTCCGCCAGATCGCCGCGCAGCGCGTCGAGTTCCTGCGGGACGGCGCAGATGAGTCCGATGGTCACAGTGCATTCTGACGCGGCCTAATCTGGGTCGTCGTCGAACTGGTGGATTCCGATGACACCGTCGATTCCGCCCAGGACCATCGGCGCGTTCACGATCCCTCTGCCCGAGAGCGTCATCAGGACGCCGGCGTGTCCTGGGTCAGCCGACAGTTCCGCGCTGTCGGCTGCGAGGTCGGTGAGTTGCCATTGCCGCCGCTCGCACGCTTGTAGAAGACGACTCAGCACACCTTGACCTTCCCGGTAGCTGACGTGCATGGTCACCGATCCGCTCAGTCGGGAGGTGAGCCAGCGGGCCAGCGGCAGGAAGCCGACGACGACGAGGAAATGCATGGCTGTCACGGTGACCGCGAGCAGAAGCAGACCGGACCCGGCCGCCATGCCGATCGCCGCGGACTCCCAGACGGCCGCAGCGGTGGTCAGCCCGTGTACCGAGCCTCGGCGGAAGATGATGATGCCGGCACCGAGAAAGCCGATGCCCGAAACGATCTGGGCGGCGACACGGGACGGGTCGACAACGACGAGTCCGTCCTGCAGAACGTCCTGGAAGCCGTACTTGCTGACCAGCAGGATCAGGGCCGAGGCCGTGCCGACGATCGTCTGTGTGCGCACGCCGGCGCTTTTACCCTGGAGTTCGCGTTCGAGACCGATCAGCGCCGTGAGCCCGAACGCGACGAATAGCTCGACGATCTGGCGCGTGCCCTGCCCGGGACCGCCGAAGAACGGTGGATCGGCGGCCAACAAGACATCCATCCGCACAAATTAACCCCCGGGACCAGTGCACTGACGGTTCGGCGCGCCGTCGGTTCGCATCATCGCGATTGCAACGGTGGGCGTGGGCGCGGCACCGTGGCACCGTCAAGGCCAACGCGGGTGTGGCTGAGAGGCAAGGCACCGGCCTGCAAAGCCGTTTACACGGGTTCGAATCCCGTCACTCGCTCCAGGAGATCATGGTTAACATCTGAGCGTGGCCAAGCTCGAGCTGTCGCGTGACCTGTCGTTGAGCCCCGAGGATGCGTGGCTTCACGTGTCCGACCTGAATTCACTCGGCGACTGGCTGTCGATGCACGAGGGTTGGCGTAGTGAGCTGCCCTCGGAGCTGGAAGAGGGCACGTCGATCGTCGGCGTGGCGGGTGCCAAGGGGATGCGCAACCGTGTCAAGTGGACGATCCGCGAATACGATCCGCCGCGGCTGATCGCCATCACCGGGGACGGCGTCGGCGGAACGAAGTACGCACTGAAGATGACGGTGAAGCCGACCAAGCAGGGGTGTTCGTTCACGATGAAGATGGAACTGGGCGGTGCACCGCTGTTCGGGCCCATCGGAATGGCGGCGGTGCGGGCGGTGAAGGGCGACCTCGAACGGTCGATACGCACATTCGAAACGCTGTACGCTCAATAACGCTGCGGCTGAATCACGTTCAGCGTACATAGCGACGTCACGGAAACGGCTATGCGAGCCGGCGATACGCCCGCCGTCTGCTAGCGACGCAGCGAGTCGAATATCTCCCGGTAGTGCAGGTGCGCGACGAAGTGTCCGCCGTCGCGAATGTTCAAGGTCGCGTTCGGGATTCGTGATGCGAGGCGCTGCGGCCAACTCGGGTTGACCAGTTGGTCGTCAGTGCCCGCCCAGATTTCGACGGGTACGTCGAGGTCTTCGGGTGCAAACCCCCAGGGTCGCATCCATGCGCGGTATTCTTCGACGGCGCCTGCCGGTTGGCACATCGCTTCGCGCGACATCCTCGAAAACGTCCGGAATCCCTCGCCGCGGATGACAGCGCCGTCGGCCTGCCCCAAATCACGTGCGGCGAGGCGGCCGTACAGCACGGGGGCCAGCCGTGGCGCAAGTCCCATGATTCGAAACCACTGTCGCGCCAGCCACGGCGCGCGCTCGGACATGC contains:
- the uvrB gene encoding excinuclease ABC subunit UvrB, whose amino-acid sequence is MAFATEHPVLAHSEYRPVDAIVRAGGRFEVVSPYAPAGDQPAAIDELERRVQAGERDIVLLGATGTGKSATTAWLIERLQRPTLVMAPNKTLAAQLANELREMLPHNAVEYFVSYYDYYQPEAYIAQTDTYIEKDSSINDDVERLRHSATSSLLSRRDVVVVASVSCIYGLGTPQSYLDRSVELQVGQEVPRDALLRLLVDVQYTRNDMSFTRGSFRVRGDTVEIIPSYEELAVRIEFFGDEVEALYYLHPLTGDVVRKVDSLRIFPATHYVAGPERMAHAISTIEQELEERLAELEGQGKLLEAQRLRMRTNYDVEMMRQVGFCSGIENYSRHIDARPAGSAPATLIDYFPEDFLLVIDESHVTVPQIGGMYEGDMSRKRNLVDFGFRLPSAVDNRPLTWEEFADRIGQTVYLSATPGPYELSQSAGEFVEQVIRPTGLVDPQVVVKPTKGQIDDLIGEIRKRAERDERVLVTTLTKKMAEDLTDYLLEMGIRVRYLHSEVDTLRRVELLRQLRLGDYDVLVGINLLREGLDLPEVSLVAILDADKEGFLRSPRSLIQTIGRAARNVSGEVHMYADKITDSMKEAIDETDRRRAKQIAYNKEHGIDPKPLRKKIADILDQVYREADDVEIGGSGRNASRGRRAQGEPGRAVSAGIIEGRDTTNMPRAELADLIRDLTEQMMTAARDLQFELAARIRDEIHDLKKELRGMDAAGLK
- a CDS encoding MFS transporter, with protein sequence MTDTVGLRTGAWRELLGPKNLGASTVLAGGVALYATNEFLTISLLPSTVADIGGQRLYVWVTTVYLVASVVAATTVSAVLARVGPRWAYLSGLAVFALGSLFCALAPTMELLLVGRVVQGAAGGLLAGLGYAVINSTLPQSLWTKASALVSAMWGVGTLLGPATGGLFAQYGSWRWAFGVLVGLAVGIAVLVPFALPARTDVPVRDRIPVWSLLLLGSAALAISVAGVPRNVAWTIALVALGAILIAVFLIVDRRATAAVLPPTAFRPGPLKWMYLTLGILMAATMVDLYVPFFGQRLAHLTPVAAGFLGVALAIGWTFSEIVSASVSRTKMVKRIVAVAPLVMAVGLALAAVSQFEDASGWLIAVWVAALALTGVGVGMAWPHLSAWAMGSVDDASEGGRAAAAINTVQLIFGAFGAGVAGIVVNATDQGGATAARWLFATFAVLAVVGVVASTKSGSRTTS
- a CDS encoding 5'-methylthioadenosine/adenosylhomocysteine nucleosidase, which codes for MTIGLICAVPQELDALRGDLAETHSEARAHTRFVTGVLDGHDVVLAGSGMGKVNAAIVTTLLADRFGCRTVIFSGVAGGLDPALSIGDVVVADRIVQHDAGVLENEKIRPYQPGHAPIINETDRLGYPVDPELFGRVKDRLAGMSLPGQIVYGTVLTGDQYLNCDSTREWLLAEFGGRAIEMEGGAVAQVCEAFGLPWLVIRALSDLAGGNALFDFTAFVNQASATSATILRRLLPVL
- a CDS encoding MgtC/SapB family protein — its product is MDVLLAADPPFFGGPGQGTRQIVELFVAFGLTALIGLERELQGKSAGVRTQTIVGTASALILLVSKYGFQDVLQDGLVVVDPSRVAAQIVSGIGFLGAGIIIFRRGSVHGLTTAAAVWESAAIGMAAGSGLLLLAVTVTAMHFLVVVGFLPLARWLTSRLSGSVTMHVSYREGQGVLSRLLQACERRQWQLTDLAADSAELSADPGHAGVLMTLSGRGIVNAPMVLGGIDGVIGIHQFDDDPD
- a CDS encoding type II toxin-antitoxin system Rv0910 family toxin yields the protein MAKLELSRDLSLSPEDAWLHVSDLNSLGDWLSMHEGWRSELPSELEEGTSIVGVAGAKGMRNRVKWTIREYDPPRLIAITGDGVGGTKYALKMTVKPTKQGCSFTMKMELGGAPLFGPIGMAAVRAVKGDLERSIRTFETLYAQ